A single region of the Dehalococcoides mccartyi genome encodes:
- a CDS encoding acyl-CoA carboxylase subunit beta, whose amino-acid sequence MAVQDQLDNLNRLKKQAEMGGGEAKIDAQHKRGKLTARERIELLFDKGTFNELGAFAAHRCRDFGLEKQRNAGDAVVTGSGLVNGRLVFAYSQDFTVLGGSISEVVGQKVAQVIDMAIRAGAPLIAINDSGGARIQEGVASLSGVGDILLRNTIASGVIPQISVVVGPSAGGAVYAPALTDFIFAVKGISQMYITGPDVIKAVTGEDISHEALGGAEIHAKKSGVAHFLCENEKECFEQIRELMGFLPQSNRNKPPRGKNKDNEERKTRDLRDIIPDNPKRAYDMKKVITEVADEKEFFEVHKHFAQNIIVGFVRMGGQPAGIVAQQPSHMAGVIDINASLKAARFIRFCDAFEIPLVSFVDVPGFMPGTDQEHSGIIKHGAKLIYAYAEATVPKITVITRKAYGGAYIVMSSKHLRGDINYAWPASEVAVMGAEGAVNIISRKAITESANPEETRQKLLDEYREHFANPYQAAQLGYIDDVIDPADTRSKIIKALRSLENKVLANPPKKHGNIPL is encoded by the coding sequence GTGGCTGTACAGGATCAACTTGACAACCTGAACCGCCTTAAAAAACAGGCGGAAATGGGCGGCGGAGAAGCCAAGATAGATGCTCAGCATAAACGGGGCAAGTTAACTGCCCGTGAACGTATAGAATTGCTCTTTGACAAAGGAACATTTAACGAACTGGGAGCTTTTGCCGCCCACCGCTGCCGTGATTTTGGGCTGGAAAAACAGCGGAACGCGGGAGATGCGGTGGTAACCGGCAGCGGTTTGGTAAACGGGCGGCTGGTTTTTGCCTACTCCCAGGATTTTACTGTTTTGGGCGGCTCTATCTCCGAAGTGGTAGGCCAGAAAGTAGCCCAGGTTATAGATATGGCTATCAGGGCGGGTGCGCCTCTGATTGCTATAAATGACTCAGGCGGTGCCCGTATACAGGAGGGCGTCGCCAGTCTGAGCGGGGTGGGGGATATACTTCTCCGCAATACAATTGCCAGCGGGGTTATTCCCCAGATATCGGTAGTGGTGGGCCCAAGTGCCGGAGGTGCGGTTTATGCTCCGGCTCTGACAGACTTTATCTTTGCGGTTAAGGGCATAAGCCAGATGTATATTACCGGGCCGGATGTTATCAAAGCGGTAACGGGGGAAGATATCAGCCATGAGGCACTGGGGGGAGCGGAAATCCACGCTAAGAAAAGCGGGGTAGCCCATTTCCTGTGCGAAAATGAAAAGGAGTGTTTTGAACAGATAAGGGAGCTGATGGGTTTCCTACCCCAGAGTAACCGCAACAAACCTCCCCGCGGCAAAAATAAGGATAATGAAGAACGCAAAACCCGTGACCTCAGGGATATAATACCGGATAATCCCAAACGGGCTTACGATATGAAAAAAGTTATTACCGAAGTAGCTGACGAGAAAGAATTTTTTGAGGTTCACAAGCATTTTGCCCAGAATATAATAGTCGGCTTTGTGCGTATGGGCGGGCAGCCTGCGGGTATTGTCGCCCAACAGCCCTCGCATATGGCCGGTGTTATAGACATAAACGCATCACTCAAAGCAGCTCGGTTTATCCGCTTTTGCGATGCCTTTGAGATACCGCTGGTCAGTTTTGTAGACGTGCCGGGTTTTATGCCGGGTACAGACCAGGAGCACAGCGGTATTATCAAGCACGGTGCCAAGCTGATTTATGCTTATGCGGAAGCAACTGTGCCCAAGATAACGGTTATCACCCGCAAGGCTTACGGGGGTGCGTATATTGTTATGAGCAGCAAGCACCTCAGGGGTGATATAAACTATGCCTGGCCGGCCAGTGAAGTGGCGGTCATGGGGGCGGAAGGGGCAGTAAATATCATATCTCGTAAGGCTATTACCGAGTCTGCAAACCCGGAAGAAACCCGCCAGAAACTGCTTGACGAATACCGGGAACACTTTGCCAACCCCTATCAGGCGGCTCAGCTGGGATATATAGACGACGTAATTGACCCGGCGGATACCAGGAGCAAAATAATAAAAGCCCTGCGCTCTCTGGAAAACAAGGTGCTGGCAAATCCGCCTAAGAAACACGGGAATATACCTTTGTAA
- a CDS encoding YebC/PmpR family DNA-binding transcriptional regulator, with translation MSGHSKWATIKHAKGAADAKRGQLFTKLSREIIFAAKQGGPSPEGNARLRLAIQKAKDNRMPSDNIERAIKKGSGELEGTTVIEMVLEGYGPGGVAVLVNGMSDNRNRTVSDVRHMFSRSGGSLAESGAVSWIFEAKGVIGVETVGLDTDDLSLKAIDMGAEDVNVEENYMEIYTAMPDMEKVRQQLEAQGVTVDSAEINMIPKNTVKLDEETSLQVLKLLDKLEELDDVQTVSSNADFDPEVVEKYHSQA, from the coding sequence ATGTCCGGACATTCCAAGTGGGCTACCATCAAACACGCCAAGGGTGCGGCTGACGCCAAACGAGGCCAGCTGTTTACCAAACTCTCACGCGAAATCATCTTCGCCGCCAAACAGGGCGGCCCCAGCCCCGAAGGAAATGCCCGCCTCCGCCTGGCTATACAAAAAGCCAAAGACAACCGCATGCCTTCAGACAATATTGAACGGGCTATCAAAAAAGGTTCCGGGGAACTGGAAGGAACAACTGTCATTGAGATGGTTTTGGAAGGTTATGGACCAGGAGGCGTTGCCGTACTGGTGAACGGTATGAGTGACAACCGCAACCGCACCGTTTCAGATGTCCGTCACATGTTCTCAAGAAGCGGCGGCAGTTTAGCTGAATCCGGGGCGGTATCCTGGATATTTGAGGCTAAAGGGGTCATCGGAGTGGAAACGGTGGGGCTTGATACCGATGACCTTTCCTTAAAAGCCATCGATATGGGAGCGGAAGACGTAAACGTAGAAGAAAACTACATGGAGATATATACTGCCATGCCGGATATGGAAAAAGTCCGCCAGCAGCTGGAAGCCCAAGGCGTTACTGTAGATTCAGCCGAAATAAACATGATACCCAAAAATACTGTTAAACTGGACGAAGAAACCTCCCTGCAGGTTTTAAAGCTGCTGGACAAGCTGGAGGAACTGGATGATGTCCAGACTGTTTCTTCCAACGCAGATTTTGACCCCGAAGTAGTGGAGAAATACCACTCTCAGGCTTAG
- a CDS encoding complex I 24 kDa subunit family protein codes for MDKPVNKAYTPVLSLYEAKRENLIPILLAFQRKFSYLSRDMMQSVSVYVGVPESSVYNIATFYSQFRLEPPGIHKVHVCRGTACHVMGAERLLRNIEKRLGIKAGETTPDNEISLDTINCAGICGLAPTLEVDGKLYTRLDGSSLNRILGKKKR; via the coding sequence ATGGACAAGCCCGTAAACAAGGCATACACCCCCGTACTCTCCCTGTACGAAGCAAAAAGAGAAAACCTTATCCCCATTCTGCTGGCTTTCCAGCGCAAGTTTTCTTACCTTTCCCGTGACATGATGCAATCGGTATCTGTTTACGTAGGCGTACCCGAAAGCTCTGTTTACAATATAGCCACTTTTTACAGCCAGTTCAGGCTTGAACCACCGGGGATTCACAAGGTGCATGTTTGCCGGGGAACAGCCTGCCACGTAATGGGGGCGGAAAGACTGCTTAGGAATATTGAAAAACGGTTGGGCATCAAAGCCGGCGAGACCACTCCTGATAATGAGATAAGTCTGGATACTATCAACTGCGCCGGTATCTGCGGGCTGGCACCTACCCTGGAGGTAGACGGCAAACTTTATACCCGCCTTGACGGCAGCAGCTTAAACCGCATACTGGGCAAAAAGAAAAGATAA
- the acpS gene encoding holo-ACP synthase — MLYTGTDIIEIRRIKAAQARWGERFLNRIFTPAELSLCKDRLPSLAARFAAKEAVIKALSLPKNQSYSEIETLNLPDGQPSINLYGQALAKAGLLGIKQLSVSLSHCREYAIAMVVAQD; from the coding sequence ATGCTTTATACAGGTACGGATATTATTGAAATCCGCCGCATCAAAGCGGCCCAAGCCCGCTGGGGAGAACGTTTTTTGAACCGCATATTCACCCCGGCTGAACTGTCTTTATGTAAAGACCGCCTGCCTTCACTGGCAGCCCGTTTTGCGGCTAAAGAAGCAGTCATAAAAGCCCTCAGCCTGCCTAAAAACCAAAGCTACTCAGAGATAGAAACCCTGAATCTGCCTGACGGACAGCCGTCAATAAATCTGTACGGGCAGGCACTGGCCAAAGCTGGTCTTCTTGGTATCAAGCAGCTGTCTGTCAGTCTATCCCACTGCCGCGAATACGCCATTGCAATGGTAGTTGCCCAAGACTGA
- a CDS encoding 3-isopropylmalate dehydratase large subunit: MGKTLAEKILSLKSGSDASAGDIVVSKVDLAFVQDTTGPLTVREFWDNGFTKLANPSRTALFLDHAAPSPQRQLSTDHILLRKFARDTGALIFDVGEGVCHQLVAEKLARPGDVIVGADSHTVTAGGLGAFSTGMGSSDIAVAFALGKTWFRVPETIKVVVNGRFKHGIYAKDLILHLIGLIGADGATYKALEFSGNVVNNMTIAERLTIANMAVEAGAKVGLFPSDRQTLEYLRSVGREADYQPLAADADAVYERVIEIDATALEPTVSKPHTVDNTATARELKGTKLDQVFIGTCTGGRLDDLAVAAAIFKNRRHHPQTRLIVTPASQKVYLEAIRLGYIEILVQAGANIMPPGCGACLGVHQGVLGDGEVCLSTANRNFKGRMGNPEGFIYLASAATAAASAIKGEISDPREVM, encoded by the coding sequence ATGGGGAAAACACTAGCAGAAAAAATACTCAGCCTGAAGTCTGGCAGTGATGCCAGCGCCGGAGACATAGTAGTCTCCAAGGTGGACCTGGCCTTTGTTCAGGATACCACCGGCCCTCTGACTGTCAGGGAATTTTGGGACAACGGCTTTACCAAACTGGCTAATCCGTCACGGACAGCCCTTTTTCTGGACCATGCCGCACCCAGCCCCCAAAGACAGCTTTCAACAGACCATATCCTGCTCCGCAAGTTTGCCCGGGATACCGGGGCGCTCATTTTTGATGTAGGCGAGGGTGTCTGTCACCAGCTGGTAGCCGAAAAGCTGGCCAGACCGGGTGATGTGATTGTCGGGGCAGATTCCCATACGGTTACCGCCGGCGGTTTGGGCGCTTTTTCCACCGGTATGGGTTCATCTGATATTGCGGTGGCCTTTGCCCTGGGCAAGACATGGTTCCGGGTGCCGGAGACTATTAAAGTAGTAGTTAACGGGCGGTTTAAACACGGAATTTATGCCAAAGATCTTATTTTGCATCTTATCGGGCTTATCGGGGCGGACGGGGCTACCTATAAAGCTCTGGAGTTTTCCGGTAATGTGGTTAATAATATGACGATAGCTGAAAGGTTGACTATCGCCAATATGGCGGTTGAGGCCGGGGCTAAAGTAGGTCTTTTCCCTTCTGACCGCCAAACACTTGAATACCTGCGTTCGGTAGGGCGTGAGGCTGACTACCAGCCTTTGGCAGCTGATGCAGATGCAGTGTACGAAAGGGTGATAGAAATAGACGCAACCGCCCTTGAACCCACCGTATCCAAACCCCACACTGTTGACAATACTGCTACTGCCCGTGAGCTTAAAGGTACCAAGCTTGACCAGGTGTTTATCGGCACTTGTACCGGGGGGCGTCTGGATGATTTGGCGGTAGCGGCGGCTATATTTAAGAACCGCAGACACCATCCCCAAACCCGCCTTATAGTCACGCCTGCTTCTCAGAAAGTATATCTGGAAGCTATTCGTTTGGGATATATAGAAATACTGGTGCAGGCCGGGGCAAATATCATGCCGCCCGGTTGCGGTGCCTGTCTGGGTGTTCATCAAGGTGTTTTGGGAGACGGGGAAGTCTGCCTTTCCACCGCCAACCGCAATTTCAAAGGCCGGATGGGCAACCCCGAAGGGTTTATTTATCTGGCAAGTGCGG